The sequence CGGCGCAGATCGGTGGCCGCCCGACGGGTTAGCCCGGGTGATTCGGCACTCCAGCTTCGCCTCTCCTGCGTCGAGCCTCGCTAACCGCCGGGCTCGCCGCATGGGTAGGGAACACGTTGGCGCAGGGTATCGTTGTTGTGGTGGGCTCGAGTGCCTCGCGTCGAGGTCGGGCCCGCCCCCATGATCAACCGCAATAGGGAGACGCAATGACTGTTCAAGATCAGTCGGCCACCGAGTCTCACGGCGTGGTCTTGACCGATGAGGCCGCGGCCAAGGTGAAGGCGCTGCTGGAACAGGAAGGTCGTGACGACCTGACCCTGCGGATTTCGGTCCAGCCGGGCGGCTGCGCCGGCCTGCGCTACAACTTGTTCTTCGACGACCGCAGCCTCGACGGTGACGTGGTAGCGGAGTTCAACGGCGTCACGCTGACCGTCGACCGGATGAGCGCGCCGTATCTGCAAGGCGCCGAGATCGGCTACGCCGACCAGATCGACAAGCAGGGCTTCACCATCGAGAACCCCAACGCCGGCGGCTCGTGCTCGTGCGGCGACTCGTTCAACTGAGCGCCTGAATATCACCTGAACGTCGGGGGTTTTGTGCTGCCCGGCGACGAACCGGCGGCACCGGACCGCTACCGTGGGTACCCACATCCAGGCCCATGGTGACCATACGAGGGGGATTCTTCAGTGACGATTGCGGTGACCGGTTCGATCGCGACCGACCATCTGATGCGCTTTCCGGGTCGGTTTTCCGAACAGCTGCTGGCCGATCACCTGCAGAAGGTGTCGCTGAGCTTCCTGGTCGACGACCTGGTGGTGCACCGCGGTGGGGTGGCGGGCAACATCGCCTTCGCCATCGGTGTGCTCGGTGGTGACGCCGCCCTGGTCGGTGCCGCCGGCGCCGACTTCGCCGACTACCGGCAGTGGCTGGTCTCCCACGGGGTCAACTGCGACCACGTGCTGACCTCGACGACCGCGCATACCGCCCGGTTTGTCTGCACCACCGACCAGGACATGGCCCAGATCGCGTCGTTCTACCCCGGTGCGATGTCGGAGGCCCGCAACATCTCGCTGGCCAAGCTGGTCGAGACCGCTGGGAAGCCGGAGCTGGTGATCGTCGGGGCCAACGACCCCGAGGCGATGTTCTTGCACACCGAGGAGTGCCGCAAGCTCGGGCTGGCGTTCGCCGCCGACCCGTCGCAGCAGTTGGCCCGGCTGACCGGGGACGAGATCCGCAAGCTCATCGACGGTGCCACCTACCTGTTCACCAACGACTACGAGTGGGATCTGCTGCTGTCCAAGACCGGCTGGACCGAGGCCGACGTCGCCAAGCAGGTCGGGCTGCGGGTGACCACCCTGGGCGGCGACGGCGTCGACATCGTTTCCCCGGACGGCTCCCGCATCCACGTCGGCGTGGTTCCGGAGAAGTCCCAGACCGACCCGACCGGGGTCGGCGATGCTTTCCGCGCCGGCTTCCTCACCGGACGCAGCGCCGGGCTGAACCTGGAGCGCTCCGCGCAGCTCGGTTCGCTGGTGGCCGTGCTGGTGCTGGAGTCCACCGGGACCCAGGAGTGGGTGTGGGACCGCGACGTCGCGGTGAGCCGGTTGGCGGACGCCTACGGTGACGCGGCCGCAGCCGAGATCAGCGCTGCGCTCAAGTAATCGACGCTGACTCTGCGCCTACCAGGCAAACGTGCGAGTAGCTGGCCTGGTGGGCGCAGAGTGAACGGCTACAGCCGCACCGGGTAGTCCGGCTCCCGGATGGCGGGCACCACGCTGTGCTCGACGAAGATCGCGTGCCACAACATGAAGATCAGCGCGGTCCACAACCGACGGCTGTGATCGGCGGTGCCGACGCGGTGCTCGTCGAGCATCGTGCGCACCGCGGCGACATCGATCAGGTGATCGGCGCCGGTGGCGTCCACCATCGCGTACGCCCACTCCAGCAGCTCACCGGCGCGCAGCCAGTGCCGCAACGGCACCGGGAAGCCGAGCTTGGGGCGGTGCAGCACGTGCGCGGGAATGATCGGCTCCAGCGCCCGGCGCAGCGCGTATTTGGTGGTGGTGCGGGTGATCTTGGCCGATACCGGAAGCCGCGACGCCACCGCGAACACCTCGGGGTCCAGGAACGGCACCCGCAGCTCCAGTGAATTGGCCATGGTCATCTTGTCGGCCTTGACCAGGATGTCGCCGCGCAGCCAGGTGAACAGGTCGATGTGCTGCATCCGGGCCACCGGGTCCCAGCCGGCCGATTCGGCATACAGCGGCGCGGTGACGTCGGTGTGGGTCCATTCGGGGGAGAAGCCGGGCAGTACCGCGCGCAGTTGCTCGTCGGAGAAGCTGCGCGCGTTGCCGTAGTAGCGCTCTTCCAGCGTCAGCGACCCGCGGTGCAGCAGGCTCTTGCCGCGCATTCCCTCGGGCAACGGCCGCGACGCCTTGCCCAGCGACCGGCGCACCGGCGCCGGCAGGTAGTCGAACGGGCGCAGCGACAGCGGCTCGCGGTAGATCGTGTAGCCGCCGAACAGCTCGTCGGCGCCTTCGCCGGAGAGCACCACCTTGACGTGCTTGCGGGCCTCGGCGGCGATGAAGTACAGCGGAACCAGGGCCGGGTCGGCGACCGGGTCGTCCAGATACCAGACGATCTCGGGCAGGGCGGCGACGAACTCGGCCGGGCTCACCACCTTGACCACGTGCCGGGCGCCGATCGCCTCGGCGGACGCAGCGGCCACGTCGATCTCGGAGAAGCCCTCCCGCTCGAACCCGGTGGTGAAGGTGATCAGCTTGGGGTTGTGCCGCATCGCCAGCGCCGCGATCGCGGTGGAGTCGATCCCCCCGGACAGAAACGCGCCGACGGTGACGTCGGCCCGCATGTGCTTGGCGACCGAATCCTCCAGCACCGCGGTGATCTCGTCGTAGCGGGCCTGCTCGGTATCGCGGGTGATCGGGGTGGCGTCGAACCGCGGCCGGAAATAGCGAGTGGTCTCCGGCGCGCCGCCGGGCCGAATCCGGGCGTAGCAGCCCGACTCCAGCCGGCGGATGCCGCGGTGCAGCGTCTCCGGTTCCGGCACGTACTGCAGCACCGTGTAGTGCTGGACGGCGCGGGTGTCGATGTCGGTGTCGAAACCCACCACGTCGGCCAGGTCCAATAGGCACTTCTTCTCGCTGCCCACCACCGTGCCGCCCGGGCCGGACGCCATGAACAGCGGTTTGATCCCGAACGGGTCGC is a genomic window of Mycolicibacter heraklionensis containing:
- a CDS encoding HesB/IscA family protein, which translates into the protein MTVQDQSATESHGVVLTDEAAAKVKALLEQEGRDDLTLRISVQPGGCAGLRYNLFFDDRSLDGDVVAEFNGVTLTVDRMSAPYLQGAEIGYADQIDKQGFTIENPNAGGSCSCGDSFN
- a CDS encoding carbohydrate kinase family protein, whose translation is MTIAVTGSIATDHLMRFPGRFSEQLLADHLQKVSLSFLVDDLVVHRGGVAGNIAFAIGVLGGDAALVGAAGADFADYRQWLVSHGVNCDHVLTSTTAHTARFVCTTDQDMAQIASFYPGAMSEARNISLAKLVETAGKPELVIVGANDPEAMFLHTEECRKLGLAFAADPSQQLARLTGDEIRKLIDGATYLFTNDYEWDLLLSKTGWTEADVAKQVGLRVTTLGGDGVDIVSPDGSRIHVGVVPEKSQTDPTGVGDAFRAGFLTGRSAGLNLERSAQLGSLVAVLVLESTGTQEWVWDRDVAVSRLADAYGDAAAAEISAALK
- the asnB gene encoding asparagine synthase (glutamine-hydrolyzing) — translated: MCGLLAFVCAPAGTTPGPDVAEVAGAVSRATHLMRHRGPDEPGGIWAGDRVVFGFNRLSFIDIAHSHQPMRWGPPEAPERYELVFNGEIYNYLELREELAADHGAVFATDGDGEAIVAGYHYWGVDVLTRLRGMFAFAVWDTVAGELFCARDPFGIKPLFMASGPGGTVVGSEKKCLLDLADVVGFDTDIDTRAVQHYTVLQYVPEPETLHRGIRRLESGCYARIRPGGAPETTRYFRPRFDATPITRDTEQARYDEITAVLEDSVAKHMRADVTVGAFLSGGIDSTAIAALAMRHNPKLITFTTGFEREGFSEIDVAAASAEAIGARHVVKVVSPAEFVAALPEIVWYLDDPVADPALVPLYFIAAEARKHVKVVLSGEGADELFGGYTIYREPLSLRPFDYLPAPVRRSLGKASRPLPEGMRGKSLLHRGSLTLEERYYGNARSFSDEQLRAVLPGFSPEWTHTDVTAPLYAESAGWDPVARMQHIDLFTWLRGDILVKADKMTMANSLELRVPFLDPEVFAVASRLPVSAKITRTTTKYALRRALEPIIPAHVLHRPKLGFPVPLRHWLRAGELLEWAYAMVDATGADHLIDVAAVRTMLDEHRVGTADHSRRLWTALIFMLWHAIFVEHSVVPAIREPDYPVRL